One genomic segment of Pseudoalteromonas sp. GCY includes these proteins:
- a CDS encoding ISAs1 family transposase translates to MSLFSHLELVEDKRSSINQHHDLTDVLFLIISAVLSGCEGWKDIEVFGHSKLPWLRQFRAFKHGIPMRHSIARILKTVETDSLVLALFSWVNEQRSQSGKPIIAFDGKTLRGASKKREDNLHLVSAFDCESGLTLYQRTVENKSNEIPAVRALLDVLDISDSIVTLDALHCQKATLSALISRGADYLVQVKANQKTLYKAVTSCFETAFEEEKNLPEDVQVSNGHGRQETRITYVLKADNLPEEIREKWPGLTSLIAVERHKKSESITKIDTHFYVTSVEPDAQMLQKAIRHHWHIENQQHWVLDVVFKEDACQISEPISAENMALFRRVVRNLVKQHTGRKDSIRGKCVRASFDDEFRAELIFG, encoded by the coding sequence ATGTCGTTATTTAGCCACCTTGAACTTGTTGAAGATAAGCGTTCTTCTATCAATCAACATCATGATCTTACTGATGTTTTGTTTCTTATCATCTCGGCGGTTTTATCTGGTTGTGAAGGCTGGAAAGATATCGAGGTGTTCGGGCACAGTAAACTGCCTTGGCTCAGGCAGTTCAGAGCATTTAAGCACGGTATTCCAATGCGACATAGCATTGCACGTATTCTTAAAACAGTAGAAACTGACTCTCTGGTTTTGGCCTTGTTCAGTTGGGTCAACGAACAGCGCTCTCAGTCTGGTAAGCCAATCATTGCGTTTGATGGTAAAACTCTGCGCGGTGCCAGTAAAAAGCGTGAGGATAACTTACATTTGGTGTCTGCTTTTGATTGCGAGTCTGGTTTAACTTTGTATCAGCGAACGGTAGAAAATAAGTCCAATGAGATACCGGCAGTTAGGGCCTTATTAGATGTGCTCGATATTTCAGATTCTATCGTCACACTAGACGCACTACATTGTCAGAAAGCGACACTTTCAGCATTGATTTCAAGAGGGGCTGACTATCTGGTTCAGGTCAAAGCAAATCAGAAAACACTCTATAAAGCAGTCACTTCATGTTTTGAAACAGCCTTTGAAGAAGAAAAGAATTTGCCTGAAGATGTACAAGTCAGCAATGGTCATGGACGTCAGGAAACACGCATCACTTATGTTCTGAAGGCCGACAATCTGCCTGAAGAGATAAGAGAAAAATGGCCTGGGCTTACTTCGCTGATCGCGGTTGAAAGACACAAAAAATCCGAGTCGATAACAAAAATAGACACGCACTTTTATGTCACTTCAGTTGAGCCTGATGCACAGATGTTACAAAAAGCTATCCGCCACCATTGGCACATCGAGAACCAGCAGCATTGGGTACTGGATGTGGTGTTTAAGGAAGATGCTTGCCAGATCAGTGAGCCGATTTCGGCGGAAAACATGGCGCTGTTCAGACGGGTCGTTCGCAACTTGGTAAAACAGCACACAGGTCGTAAAGATTCGATACGTGGTAAGTGCGTTCGGGCCAGTTTTGACGATGAATTCAGGGCAGAGCTTATCTTCGGTTAA
- a CDS encoding putative bifunctional diguanylate cyclase/phosphodiesterase has product MLGFILLFACLIYVGLIANVYYQNQSESKSAQELTRLEYLLDSKLQHVAHLLYSIDAYLNTHQDADFYKIAQSQLTTANLGLSMETYAVVSPEQFSILEKVQRERGYFDFKVRGNLDKQANQWLVVTRAAPVSEVGQTVGQAEVLERDIFAERDENDLTTYVWPNRQKLSVLIEQPGFGEFKTLLGLSFELPFLLDSLFGQLYQQRKQHLLVSSKKEIIYSSDWQKRFDLQSLTPSAVHTINFYGLPITMQLYDEACLHPSWLNNHSVLIVLFLSILAACILLVWLQLRQLKNRNDTVNNLVVERTKSLEVSNHRLQVESNKRLGALQQQVAAERKYKSLFVNSHEGLFVLNRRGYIIDSNPAFNALLFGGRIPSPNTDFSALMQDSECHEQWNQIVATKQAHQEMEWLAKAESGEHIWLRHSGHWLHQPDSCLYEGRVTDITQAKLFQEQLRYKAQHDSLTDLLNRQSFVSLVDKLRERKRAKFTLLYIDLDRFKLINDTLGHQAGDKLLIEFATRMRMLLSSYADVARLGGDEFAVLIYDEHLHEPIEGVLEDILARIRAPFLYQGNSHCVSGSVGVRHFTVPCLHCDAEKLLHDADIAMYEAKKRGKNTYHIFTNAIACEAGRKIQIEQALQAIVMSRELSLNLQPVYCQKGQNLKGFEALLRWNSPTLGEVSPAEFIPIAEQCAKISELGRWVFDQALNFINAVGDSTLFVAVNVSPLQLQSQEFIDWLVSRCEDENVAMKQIKLELTESAMMAEENMLIGPLEQLHQAGFGIYIDDFGTGYSSLARLNHLPVDGIKIDRAFMSGIEQGGKATQLIEAICAIAHSFNLVVTAEGIETAAQLDTLSRLYCHQTQGYFMSKPLVVAEAKRLVLPHKKVHQLFA; this is encoded by the coding sequence GTGTTGGGGTTCATCTTGTTGTTCGCCTGTTTGATATATGTTGGTTTGATAGCGAATGTTTACTACCAAAACCAATCAGAAAGCAAAAGCGCCCAGGAGTTGACGCGGTTAGAGTACTTACTGGATAGTAAGTTGCAACACGTTGCCCACCTACTGTATTCGATAGACGCCTACCTCAACACTCATCAAGATGCAGACTTTTATAAGATAGCGCAATCACAGCTTACCACGGCGAATTTAGGGTTGAGTATGGAAACATACGCAGTGGTTTCACCTGAACAATTCTCCATATTAGAGAAAGTGCAGCGTGAAAGAGGGTATTTTGACTTTAAAGTTAGAGGCAATCTAGATAAACAGGCTAACCAATGGCTGGTGGTTACCCGTGCCGCACCTGTGTCTGAAGTTGGTCAGACCGTCGGGCAGGCGGAGGTACTTGAGAGAGATATTTTTGCAGAGCGGGATGAGAATGACTTAACGACCTATGTCTGGCCAAATAGGCAAAAACTCAGTGTATTGATTGAGCAACCGGGTTTTGGAGAGTTTAAAACGCTACTGGGATTAAGTTTTGAGTTACCTTTTTTATTGGATTCACTATTTGGCCAACTATATCAGCAGCGCAAGCAACACTTATTGGTCTCTTCAAAAAAAGAAATTATTTATAGCTCCGATTGGCAGAAGCGCTTCGACCTTCAGAGTTTAACGCCAAGTGCGGTACACACCATTAATTTTTATGGTTTGCCCATTACTATGCAGTTGTATGATGAGGCGTGTTTACATCCAAGTTGGTTAAATAACCATAGCGTGCTTATTGTACTCTTTTTAAGTATTTTGGCCGCCTGTATTTTATTGGTGTGGCTCCAGCTAAGGCAACTGAAAAACCGCAATGACACCGTCAATAATTTAGTTGTTGAAAGAACTAAAAGCTTAGAGGTGTCTAATCACAGGTTACAAGTCGAATCTAATAAGCGGTTAGGGGCTTTGCAGCAACAGGTTGCTGCAGAGCGTAAGTATAAAAGTTTATTCGTTAATAGTCATGAAGGTTTATTTGTACTAAATCGCCGGGGCTACATCATTGACTCCAACCCCGCTTTCAATGCGTTACTTTTTGGTGGGCGTATTCCTTCGCCAAATACAGACTTTAGTGCACTTATGCAAGACTCTGAGTGTCATGAGCAGTGGAACCAGATTGTTGCCACTAAGCAAGCTCACCAAGAAATGGAGTGGTTAGCAAAAGCAGAATCGGGAGAGCATATCTGGCTTAGACATTCTGGGCATTGGTTGCATCAACCGGATAGTTGCCTGTATGAGGGGAGAGTGACGGACATTACTCAGGCTAAACTGTTCCAAGAACAATTGCGATATAAAGCGCAACATGACAGCTTGACCGATCTGCTAAACCGTCAGAGCTTTGTGTCTTTGGTTGATAAGCTCCGTGAGCGTAAACGCGCCAAGTTTACTTTGCTATATATTGACTTAGACCGCTTTAAGCTAATAAACGATACCTTAGGCCATCAAGCCGGCGATAAGCTGCTTATCGAATTTGCAACAAGAATGCGTATGCTGCTTAGTAGCTATGCCGATGTTGCCCGGCTTGGCGGTGATGAATTCGCCGTCCTTATTTACGACGAGCATCTACATGAACCAATCGAGGGTGTGCTTGAAGATATTCTTGCGCGGATCCGAGCGCCATTTCTGTACCAGGGTAACAGTCATTGTGTAAGTGGTAGCGTTGGTGTACGTCACTTTACCGTTCCGTGTTTACATTGCGATGCTGAGAAACTACTGCATGATGCCGATATTGCAATGTATGAGGCAAAGAAGCGAGGCAAGAACACTTATCATATATTCACTAATGCAATCGCTTGCGAAGCAGGTCGAAAGATCCAGATTGAGCAAGCGCTACAGGCAATAGTCATGTCTCGCGAACTAAGCTTGAATTTGCAACCCGTTTATTGTCAAAAAGGGCAGAACCTAAAAGGGTTCGAAGCACTACTACGCTGGAATAGTCCAACGCTCGGAGAAGTAAGTCCCGCGGAATTTATTCCCATAGCAGAACAATGCGCGAAGATTTCAGAGCTTGGTCGCTGGGTATTTGATCAGGCGCTCAATTTTATCAATGCCGTAGGAGACAGCACCCTCTTTGTCGCGGTTAATGTTTCTCCGTTGCAACTCCAGTCGCAGGAATTTATCGATTGGCTAGTGTCTCGTTGTGAGGATGAAAATGTTGCGATGAAACAAATTAAGCTTGAGTTGACGGAGTCTGCAATGATGGCAGAGGAAAACATGCTTATTGGGCCGCTTGAGCAACTTCATCAAGCGGGATTTGGCATCTATATTGATGACTTCGGCACAGGTTATAGCAGCCTTGCTCGGCTCAATCATCTTCCTGTGGATGGCATTAAAATTGATAGAGCTTTTATGTCCGGCATTGAACAGGGCGGTAAGGCAACGCAACTCATTGAAGCGATTTGCGCGATTGCGCACAGCTTTAACCTTGTAGTGACAGCCGAGGGCATTGAAACGGCAGCGCAGCTGGATACGTTATCAAGGCTTTATTGTCATCAAACGCAAGGCTATTTTATGTCGAAGCCACTTGTTGTGGCTGAAGCCAAACGCCTCGTTTTGCCGCACAAAAAAGTACATCAGTTATTTGCCTAG
- a CDS encoding PaaI family thioesterase has translation MAIWFKPVSVELCKKLEDGMTGKGTLMKTLGIEISEVGDDYLVATMPAIPEHHNPMGMVHGGANVALAETVASYAANFVVDTEQFYCVGQEINANHLKASRTGILTAIAKPVHLGKRSSVWEIRITNSRNELCCISRMTAAVVSR, from the coding sequence ATGGCAATCTGGTTCAAACCCGTAAGTGTAGAGTTATGCAAAAAACTGGAAGACGGCATGACAGGTAAAGGCACACTCATGAAAACGTTAGGAATAGAAATCAGCGAGGTGGGTGACGACTACTTGGTTGCGACTATGCCTGCCATTCCTGAGCATCATAATCCCATGGGTATGGTTCATGGCGGCGCAAACGTTGCTTTAGCGGAAACCGTTGCAAGTTACGCAGCAAACTTTGTTGTAGATACCGAACAATTCTACTGTGTTGGGCAAGAGATCAATGCGAATCATTTAAAAGCATCAAGAACAGGCATACTCACAGCCATTGCTAAGCCTGTACATCTCGGTAAACGTTCATCTGTATGGGAGATCCGCATCACTAACAGTCGCAATGAACTGTGCTGCATTTCCAGAATGACCGCCGCCGTAGTATCACGCTAA
- a CDS encoding extracellular solute-binding protein: MNKSKLFLFLLFWVHFGQAVAKQPHTSQVNVYSFRKYELIQPVLQAFEKETGITVNLVNGKSAQLLERLKSDGADSKADVLLTSDLIQLHDYKTLLRPIDKITNWQAVNHELKDDDKRWISVSIRTRALFRKKGVSTPLPEHFSDLDKTLYQGKFCIRQWSHSYNLTLASSLYASSNNNDSSWLNQANTLLAKRPVGGDRDQLRALAQGQCEFALANHYYWSMMQHSENKRDKALAEQLEIHFLKMHSGKTPISTTTVAIARHSPNAHNAELFIDFLLKPSTQSMYANLLHEYPVIQSSKTAPTPFVPATKQVKLGLQQVSRAQQVINSLSKDHL; encoded by the coding sequence ATGAATAAAAGTAAACTTTTCCTTTTTTTGCTCTTTTGGGTACATTTTGGTCAAGCGGTTGCGAAGCAGCCCCACACCTCGCAAGTAAACGTCTATTCATTTAGAAAATATGAATTAATTCAACCTGTCCTCCAGGCATTTGAAAAAGAGACTGGGATCACCGTAAACCTAGTAAATGGTAAATCAGCACAACTGCTTGAGCGTCTCAAAAGCGATGGCGCCGACTCAAAGGCCGATGTGTTGCTCACCTCCGATCTAATTCAGTTGCATGATTACAAAACACTACTGCGCCCTATCGACAAGATCACAAATTGGCAAGCAGTAAATCATGAACTCAAGGATGATGATAAGCGGTGGATCAGTGTTTCGATAAGAACACGCGCATTATTCCGTAAAAAAGGCGTTTCTACACCCTTGCCCGAGCACTTTTCGGATTTAGATAAAACGCTTTACCAGGGTAAGTTTTGCATTCGCCAGTGGTCTCATAGTTATAACTTGACGTTAGCATCGAGCCTCTATGCTTCTTCAAATAACAATGACTCCTCGTGGCTCAACCAAGCTAATACGCTATTAGCAAAACGCCCTGTGGGAGGAGATAGAGATCAACTGCGAGCGCTTGCACAAGGTCAATGTGAATTTGCGCTGGCGAATCACTATTATTGGAGCATGATGCAGCACTCCGAAAATAAGCGCGATAAGGCACTTGCCGAACAGCTAGAGATCCACTTTCTGAAAATGCACTCGGGAAAAACACCTATTTCTACCACCACGGTTGCGATAGCAAGGCACTCACCCAATGCACACAATGCCGAGTTATTTATTGATTTCTTGCTGAAACCGAGTACTCAGTCCATGTATGCTAATTTGCTTCATGAATATCCTGTGATTCAGAGCTCGAAAACGGCTCCTACTCCGTTTGTCCCCGCCACGAAACAGGTGAAGCTCGGCCTGCAACAAGTGTCACGAGCCCAGCAAGTTATTAACTCACTCAGCAAAGATCACTTGTAA
- the acnA gene encoding aconitate hydratase AcnA, with product MNNSYNTLTQLTVGERQVHIHSLPALSDRARRLPFSLKILLENLLRHEDGKNVTAQDIDALLNWKPEDKPSKEVAFTPARVVMQDFTGVPAIVDLAAMRDAMAKLGGDPNKINPLSPAEMVIDHSVQVDEYGHDGAFDLNAKLEYQRNKERYEFLRWGQGAFDNLKVVPPATGIVHQVNLEYLARVVFEKEIDGMPFAYPDTLVGTDSHTTMINGLGILGWGVGGIEAEAAMLGQPISLLIPQVVGFKLEGQLPEGTTATDLVLTVTQILREHGVVGKFVEFFGDGLADLPLADRATIANMAPEYGATCGIFPIDNETLEYLRLTNRDEEKIALIEGYAKHQGMWREPGDEPLYTNVLTLDLATVVPSLAGPKRPQDRIPLNDAGKTIQAHLGEFQHERSEKNAVSDPDEARTVGEGGTSRVDQDEPATLGVAKVKLKGQEFELVDGACVIAAITSCTNTSNPSVILAAGLVAQKAKALGLKSKPWVKTSLAPGSKVVTDYLKQADLLEPLAELGFNLVGYGCTTCIGNSGPLLKEINEAIVKHQLVVSSILSGNRNFEGRIHQDVKMNFLASPPLVVAYALAGRTDIDVYNEPLCQTDDGQDVFLKDIWPSVSEVSELVSQTVTQAMFAKNYADVYQGDQHWQQIAVNQSERYDWQDSSTYIRKAPFFDDMSKEPPGIPSIKGARCLAKLGDSVTTDHISPAGNIKASAPAGEYLQAQGVKQADFNSYGSRRGNHEVMMRGTFANVRLRNQLAPGTEGGITRLLPEGELMSIFDAAEQYQQRNTPLVVLAGSEYGTGSSRDWAAKGSLLLGIKAVLAKSYERIHRSNLIGMGVLPLQFKPDDGHEELGLTGEEEFEIEGIYDTSTEVIVTATNADGKEIKFSADIRIDTPKEWEYYQHGGILQYVLRQML from the coding sequence ATGAATAATTCATATAACACCCTGACTCAGCTTACCGTCGGCGAGCGTCAGGTCCATATTCACTCACTTCCAGCTTTAAGCGATAGGGCAAGAAGATTACCGTTTTCGCTTAAGATTTTATTAGAAAACTTACTGCGCCATGAAGATGGCAAAAACGTGACTGCACAAGACATCGATGCCTTACTCAACTGGAAGCCGGAAGATAAACCCAGTAAAGAAGTTGCTTTTACGCCCGCGCGCGTCGTAATGCAAGATTTCACGGGTGTGCCAGCTATCGTGGACCTTGCAGCGATGCGTGATGCCATGGCAAAACTTGGGGGCGATCCAAACAAAATCAACCCCTTATCACCTGCTGAAATGGTCATAGACCATTCAGTGCAAGTTGATGAGTATGGCCACGATGGTGCCTTTGATCTTAATGCCAAGTTAGAGTACCAACGCAACAAAGAGCGCTATGAATTTTTGCGCTGGGGGCAAGGCGCGTTTGACAATCTAAAAGTGGTGCCACCCGCAACCGGGATCGTGCACCAAGTTAACCTAGAGTATTTAGCACGTGTCGTATTCGAAAAAGAAATCGACGGTATGCCATTCGCCTACCCTGATACGTTAGTTGGTACCGACTCTCATACAACAATGATCAACGGCCTTGGTATTTTAGGTTGGGGTGTAGGCGGTATCGAAGCCGAAGCGGCCATGCTTGGTCAACCAATTTCACTACTCATTCCTCAAGTTGTTGGCTTTAAACTCGAAGGACAGCTGCCTGAAGGCACAACCGCAACCGATCTGGTACTCACAGTCACACAAATACTACGTGAACACGGCGTGGTGGGTAAATTTGTCGAATTCTTTGGCGATGGCTTAGCTGATTTACCACTTGCCGATCGTGCAACCATTGCGAACATGGCGCCTGAATACGGCGCAACCTGCGGTATTTTCCCCATTGATAACGAAACCTTGGAGTACTTGCGACTGACCAATCGCGATGAAGAAAAAATTGCATTGATTGAAGGTTATGCCAAGCATCAAGGCATGTGGCGTGAGCCTGGTGATGAACCACTCTATACAAATGTACTTACACTAGACTTAGCGACAGTGGTTCCGAGCCTTGCTGGCCCAAAACGCCCACAAGATAGAATCCCTCTTAATGATGCGGGTAAAACAATTCAAGCCCACTTGGGCGAGTTCCAACATGAGCGCAGTGAAAAGAATGCCGTATCGGATCCAGACGAAGCTCGCACCGTTGGTGAAGGCGGAACTTCTCGGGTCGACCAAGATGAGCCCGCAACGCTTGGTGTAGCTAAGGTAAAATTAAAAGGGCAAGAATTTGAATTAGTCGACGGTGCGTGTGTTATTGCAGCGATCACGAGCTGTACAAACACCTCAAATCCTAGCGTTATTCTCGCCGCAGGCCTCGTTGCACAAAAGGCAAAAGCGCTCGGCCTAAAATCCAAACCATGGGTGAAAACCTCATTGGCTCCTGGCTCAAAAGTGGTTACCGATTACCTAAAACAAGCCGACCTATTGGAACCACTTGCTGAGCTAGGCTTTAATTTAGTGGGCTATGGCTGTACGACTTGTATCGGCAACTCAGGTCCATTACTAAAAGAAATTAACGAAGCCATCGTTAAACATCAGCTGGTTGTCAGTTCCATTTTATCAGGAAACCGCAACTTTGAGGGACGGATCCACCAAGATGTAAAAATGAACTTCCTCGCCTCGCCGCCACTTGTCGTTGCGTATGCACTTGCAGGTCGCACTGATATCGATGTCTATAATGAGCCATTGTGCCAAACCGATGATGGCCAGGATGTGTTCTTAAAAGACATTTGGCCATCTGTTTCTGAAGTCAGTGAACTTGTGTCTCAGACAGTGACTCAAGCCATGTTTGCGAAGAACTACGCTGACGTTTACCAAGGCGACCAACATTGGCAACAAATCGCGGTAAATCAGAGTGAACGCTATGATTGGCAAGATAGCTCTACTTATATTCGAAAAGCCCCTTTCTTTGATGATATGAGTAAAGAGCCGCCAGGGATCCCAAGTATCAAAGGCGCACGCTGTCTCGCTAAACTGGGCGACTCAGTGACGACTGACCACATTTCTCCAGCAGGTAATATTAAAGCTTCGGCACCAGCTGGGGAGTATTTACAAGCACAAGGAGTGAAGCAAGCTGATTTTAACTCTTATGGTTCGCGTCGTGGTAATCACGAAGTCATGATGCGAGGTACGTTTGCAAACGTACGTTTACGCAATCAATTGGCTCCGGGTACCGAAGGTGGTATTACTCGCCTATTACCTGAGGGCGAACTTATGAGTATTTTCGATGCGGCAGAGCAATATCAGCAGCGTAATACGCCACTCGTTGTACTCGCGGGCAGTGAGTACGGCACGGGTTCATCACGAGACTGGGCTGCTAAAGGGTCTTTACTACTTGGGATTAAAGCCGTACTTGCTAAAAGCTACGAGCGTATTCACCGTTCTAACCTTATTGGTATGGGGGTTTTACCGCTGCAATTTAAACCGGATGATGGCCACGAAGAGCTGGGGTTAACTGGCGAAGAAGAGTTTGAAATTGAAGGGATATACGACACATCAACCGAAGTGATAGTCACGGCAACAAATGCGGATGGCAAAGAAATTAAGTTTTCGGCGGATATTCGGATCGATACACCCAAAGAGTGGGAGTACTACCAACATGGCGGGATTTTACAGTACGTCTTAAGACAAATGCTATAA
- a CDS encoding nuclear transport factor 2 family protein, giving the protein MKQLSEIRSNWHNSFLRGDVEILKDIEMPSFKAVNELGIECRDARYSTINKRVSDGRWFKSSVYASDVSLDILELGDTCIITGLGEIRSKDSTIRRIFFSEIWIKINEGWKINQIHTSNANI; this is encoded by the coding sequence ATGAAACAACTAAGTGAAATTAGAAGTAATTGGCATAATTCCTTTCTTAGAGGAGATGTTGAAATATTAAAGGATATAGAAATGCCTTCATTTAAAGCTGTAAATGAATTAGGTATAGAATGTAGAGATGCCAGATACTCTACTATAAATAAAAGAGTTTCTGACGGTCGGTGGTTCAAAAGCAGTGTATATGCGTCAGATGTTAGCCTAGATATCCTAGAGTTAGGGGATACATGCATCATTACAGGGCTTGGAGAGATTAGATCAAAAGACTCTACAATACGTCGAATATTCTTTTCCGAAATTTGGATAAAGATTAATGAAGGATGGAAAATAAATCAGATACACACATCCAACGCTAACATATAA
- a CDS encoding RNA-binding S4 domain-containing protein, producing MQDGFIEIELEEEPIELCNLLKVLDLAETGGHAKLLITDGYVAVNDEICTQKRKKIYSGDILHFDGDEFHLTLAPDATPQPRAVATPRAETAPTPSKKKRQKSGKSYTQVDKNTGRKPISFG from the coding sequence ATGCAAGATGGGTTTATTGAAATTGAGCTCGAAGAAGAGCCGATAGAATTGTGTAACCTTCTGAAAGTGCTGGACTTAGCAGAAACTGGCGGACATGCTAAGCTATTGATCACTGATGGTTATGTAGCAGTCAATGATGAAATATGTACGCAAAAACGTAAAAAGATTTATTCAGGCGATATTCTGCATTTTGATGGTGATGAATTTCATTTAACCTTAGCACCTGATGCAACGCCGCAACCGCGCGCGGTTGCCACTCCACGCGCCGAAACGGCACCAACACCTAGTAAGAAAAAACGACAAAAGTCAGGAAAATCTTACACACAAGTGGACAAAAATACAGGCCGAAAACCCATTTCCTTTGGCTAG
- a CDS encoding ISAs1 family transposase produces the protein MSIITHLEWIEDPRTDVNIKHNLVDVLFLTLSAVLSGADGWKSIQEFGELQLDWLRQHRPFEHGIPKRHCIANIIKALNTDDLLKALLDWINSRREEAQKPHIAIDGKVLRGCWKDNVYNALNVVSAFDVDNGLALYQQAAKNKGQEGQITRDIIDILACKGCIVTLDALHCQTKTLETIVKNKGDFIIQVKANQRSLHNAIAEHFKTHYDSMGSHEEAQSNGNAHGRGESRLVMQLPIKLPQKLKEKWPHVKTVIEVARGRKLGDKTSYTSHFYVSSLAVEPELVAKVIREHWHIENRLHWVLDVVFKEDKLKVADPDGAAHIALFNRVCLNIIRQHQGKKDSLAAKRRGAAWNGDFRTELLFG, from the coding sequence ATGAGCATCATCACACATTTAGAGTGGATTGAAGATCCTAGAACTGATGTCAACATCAAACACAATCTTGTCGACGTCTTGTTTTTAACTTTGAGTGCCGTGCTTAGTGGCGCCGACGGATGGAAGTCAATTCAAGAGTTCGGTGAGTTGCAACTGGATTGGCTAAGACAGCATCGTCCTTTTGAACATGGCATACCCAAACGTCACTGCATTGCGAACATAATCAAAGCTTTAAATACAGATGATTTGCTTAAGGCTCTGCTAGATTGGATTAATTCTCGTCGTGAAGAAGCTCAAAAGCCACACATTGCGATTGATGGTAAAGTGCTTCGAGGTTGTTGGAAAGACAATGTGTACAATGCGCTAAATGTGGTTAGTGCATTTGATGTTGATAATGGCCTAGCCTTGTATCAACAAGCTGCGAAAAATAAAGGCCAAGAAGGTCAAATTACCCGTGATATCATTGACATATTAGCGTGTAAAGGTTGCATTGTGACGCTTGATGCTCTGCATTGCCAAACGAAAACGTTGGAGACGATTGTAAAGAATAAGGGCGACTTTATTATCCAAGTCAAAGCCAATCAGCGTAGTTTACACAATGCTATCGCTGAGCACTTTAAAACTCACTATGACAGCATGGGCTCACACGAAGAAGCACAAAGCAATGGTAATGCTCATGGCCGAGGTGAAAGTCGTCTAGTTATGCAGCTACCGATTAAATTACCACAGAAACTCAAAGAGAAATGGCCTCATGTCAAAACGGTGATTGAGGTTGCAAGAGGTCGTAAATTAGGCGACAAAACCAGTTATACCTCCCACTTCTATGTCAGTTCATTGGCGGTAGAGCCAGAGTTAGTGGCAAAAGTAATACGCGAACATTGGCACATAGAGAATCGACTTCACTGGGTCTTAGATGTTGTTTTCAAAGAAGATAAATTAAAGGTAGCAGACCCTGACGGGGCGGCACACATCGCTTTGTTCAACAGGGTATGCTTAAACATAATCAGGCAACATCAAGGTAAGAAAGACAGTTTAGCAGCGAAACGAAGAGGAGCAGCTTGGAACGGTGATTTTAGGACGGAGTTACTCTTTGGTTAA
- a CDS encoding NAD(P)/FAD-dependent oxidoreductase: MEKVDTLIIGAGVVGLAIAAKLSQSRSVIVIDKESRVGEHTSSRNSEVIHAGIYYPYGSLKHQLCVRGKALLYTHCEQLNIPFQRLGKFIVATNEEEAQSLEQIKTRAHANSVTDIDFASPKTIEQQLSYLKIHSALFSPSTGILDSHQFMLSLIAEIESNGGIVATQSEFMHAQQLGSDFIVAMRCDGEQFEMGCSQLINSAGLNAPDVLNKITGDSDKAIAYYCRGRYYRYQGKHPFQQLIYPLPNAHGLGVHATLDLAGQLKFGPDTDYIENIDYQFDDSQKARFVAAIKRYWPTLDENRLTADYTGIRPKLSKEKQSDFVIQFEATHGISGFVNLMAIESPGLTASLAIAEYIEQRL; the protein is encoded by the coding sequence GTGGAAAAGGTCGACACCCTAATTATTGGCGCTGGCGTTGTAGGCTTAGCGATAGCAGCAAAACTCAGCCAGAGCCGCAGCGTTATTGTTATCGATAAAGAATCTCGTGTTGGTGAGCATACAAGTAGCCGTAATAGTGAAGTGATCCATGCGGGTATTTACTACCCTTATGGTAGTTTAAAGCACCAGCTATGCGTTCGAGGAAAAGCTCTCCTTTACACACACTGTGAGCAGCTAAACATTCCCTTTCAGCGACTCGGCAAATTCATTGTTGCGACAAACGAAGAGGAAGCGCAAAGCCTAGAACAAATTAAGACGCGTGCCCATGCTAACTCTGTCACGGATATTGACTTTGCTTCACCCAAGACCATCGAGCAACAGCTCAGCTATTTGAAAATACATAGCGCACTATTCTCTCCCTCCACCGGTATTTTAGACAGCCACCAATTTATGCTGTCACTCATCGCTGAGATTGAAAGTAATGGGGGGATTGTTGCAACGCAAAGTGAGTTTATGCACGCACAGCAATTAGGCAGTGATTTTATTGTTGCGATGCGCTGCGATGGCGAGCAGTTCGAAATGGGCTGTAGCCAGCTGATAAACAGCGCAGGGCTGAACGCACCCGATGTGCTCAATAAAATTACCGGTGATAGCGACAAAGCCATCGCCTATTATTGTCGTGGCCGTTACTATCGCTATCAAGGTAAGCATCCTTTTCAACAGCTCATCTACCCTCTACCTAACGCGCATGGATTAGGCGTACACGCGACATTAGATTTAGCTGGACAACTCAAGTTTGGCCCTGATACCGACTATATTGAAAACATTGATTATCAGTTTGATGACTCCCAAAAAGCGCGCTTTGTCGCCGCAATAAAGCGATACTGGCCGACTCTAGATGAGAATAGGCTCACAGCGGATTACACTGGGATAAGACCCAAATTAAGCAAAGAAAAGCAAAGCGACTTTGTAATTCAGTTCGAGGCAACCCAT